Proteins from one Prevotella sp. E2-28 genomic window:
- a CDS encoding diacylglycerol kinase family protein, giving the protein MMEEGRWAILYCPRTGIYRSHRRWVKVQKELDAQGVKYDFVQSESTDSVERLMTMLIHNGYTTIIVMGGDTALNDAVNCLMKEDEVVRNRVALGVIPNGTLNDFARFWGFDEREDAQTVMWLKKQRVRKVDLGRIDYTDKNGVGQSRYFLNCVNIGLTADIQNLRRQGRQVLGSKTLAFIYSLLLMVFHRHDYKMRLTIDYEVTERSVMTVCVGNALGYGQTPNAVPYSGMLDVSVVYNPKVKQLLAGLWLLVTGRLLNHKSVHPYRIRKMSVESEKALVCVDGRQAERTVGEYSICVEPEVIKFLIPD; this is encoded by the coding sequence ATGATGGAAGAGGGGCGATGGGCTATATTGTATTGTCCAAGGACAGGAATTTACCGCTCGCATAGGCGATGGGTAAAAGTGCAAAAGGAACTTGACGCACAGGGTGTGAAGTATGACTTTGTGCAAAGTGAATCGACCGATAGCGTGGAGCGGCTGATGACAATGCTGATTCATAATGGATATACCACAATTATTGTTATGGGTGGTGACACGGCTCTGAATGATGCTGTAAATTGTCTGATGAAAGAGGATGAGGTGGTGCGTAATCGAGTAGCGCTGGGTGTCATTCCAAATGGTACCCTTAATGACTTTGCCCGTTTCTGGGGCTTTGATGAACGTGAAGATGCTCAAACGGTAATGTGGCTTAAGAAACAGAGGGTGAGGAAAGTAGACCTTGGTCGCATTGATTATACGGACAAGAATGGAGTAGGGCAGAGTCGCTATTTCTTGAATTGTGTGAATATAGGACTAACAGCTGATATCCAGAATTTGAGGCGACAGGGTCGGCAGGTGTTAGGCTCTAAAACGTTAGCCTTTATCTATTCACTTTTACTGATGGTGTTTCATCGTCATGACTACAAGATGCGTCTCACGATAGATTATGAAGTTACTGAGCGAAGCGTAATGACCGTATGCGTTGGTAATGCCTTAGGCTATGGTCAGACACCGAATGCTGTGCCTTATAGTGGAATGTTAGATGTGTCGGTAGTGTATAATCCTAAGGTGAAGCAGTTACTGGCAGGATTGTGGTTGCTGGTGACGGGACGTCTGCTGAATCATAAGAGCGTGCATCCATATCGAATCCGTAAAATGTCTGTAGAATCCGAGAAGGCTCTGGTCTGTGTGGATGGGCGTCAGGCAGAACGGACAGTGGGCGAATATAGCATTTGTGTAGAGCCGGAAGTGATAAAATTTCTGATACCTGATTAA
- the miaA gene encoding tRNA (adenosine(37)-N6)-dimethylallyltransferase MiaA, with amino-acid sequence MITILGPTASGKTPLAAALALRVDGEIISADSRQVYRRMDIGTGKDLGDYTVIDSKPITIPYHLIDICEPGTKYNLFQYQQDFFDAYNNIIGKGKTPILCGGTGLYIEAVLKGYQLSPVPQNQALRDSLEGKSLKELTEMLLALKAQNGSNMHNKTDVDSCQRAIRAIEIETYNQAHPMPLRELPPIDSLIIGVDIARELRREKITRRLKARLDEGMVDEVRALMAEGIPAEDLIYYGLEYKYLTEYIIGKLTYDEMFRQLEIAIHQFAKRQMTWFRGMERRGFTIHWIDATLPMEEKVEQILQMI; translated from the coding sequence ATGATTACTATACTGGGACCTACGGCAAGCGGTAAAACGCCGCTGGCGGCAGCACTGGCACTTCGTGTTGACGGAGAGATTATCTCTGCTGATTCACGACAAGTGTATCGTCGCATGGATATAGGTACGGGTAAGGACTTAGGCGATTATACGGTGATTGATAGTAAACCTATTACGATTCCTTATCATCTCATAGATATCTGCGAACCTGGCACGAAATATAACCTGTTTCAGTATCAGCAGGACTTCTTTGATGCTTATAATAATATAATAGGTAAAGGAAAAACACCGATTCTCTGTGGTGGTACGGGGCTTTATATCGAGGCCGTTCTGAAGGGTTATCAATTGTCGCCTGTGCCTCAGAATCAAGCATTGCGTGATTCGCTTGAAGGTAAGTCGTTGAAGGAACTGACGGAGATGTTGCTTGCATTGAAAGCTCAGAATGGATCGAACATGCACAATAAAACCGATGTGGACTCTTGTCAGCGTGCTATTCGGGCCATAGAGATTGAGACTTATAATCAAGCACATCCAATGCCGCTTCGTGAATTGCCGCCAATCGATTCGCTGATTATCGGTGTAGATATTGCTCGTGAACTTCGTCGTGAAAAAATTACCCGCCGTCTGAAAGCTCGTTTGGATGAGGGAATGGTTGATGAAGTGCGAGCGTTGATGGCGGAAGGAATACCTGCGGAAGACTTGATATATTATGGGCTGGAATATAAATACCTGACGGAATACATCATAGGGAAACTGACATACGATGAAATGTTTCGCCAGTTGGAAATTGCTATTCATCAGTTTGCTAAGCGACAGATGACGTGGTTCCGAGGTATGGAGCGTCGTGGGTTTACGATTCACTGGATAGACGCTACGCTGCCAATGGAAGAAAAGGTTGAACAAATACTTCAAATGATATGA
- a CDS encoding FimB/Mfa2 family fimbrial subunit has translation MNNITIKPIFSANDSNLCIFTKKFIFFVFILLVITTGCEKPVELEDNSQSKEGNTANANLVLRIQTTRGNEGNIPWETLMFEIYKNDKKIKDIVQHQGDTNYGTASVQLTPDTYQVLVLGHNAKSNPSRPRPTEIKFDKNTGYSDVFYSYGDIVVKQEKEEHEIILQRATSLIRFRTKDTIPDQVQSIQFHYEGGSAVLNAQTGYGITKSEQSVYFDIDETQKGKPLEVELYTFKRENSDTLILTVTPFKTPRGADNPERLASKEFKVPIKHREISDFSGYFFSNNPSDNEKENEEEKNDSIGTSFCIKVDTAWAGINYYTY, from the coding sequence ATGAACAACATAACCATTAAACCAATATTTAGCGCAAACGACTCCAATCTGTGCATATTCACCAAAAAGTTTATTTTTTTCGTTTTTATTCTATTGGTAATCACAACTGGATGTGAAAAGCCTGTAGAATTAGAAGACAATTCTCAATCAAAAGAGGGAAACACTGCGAATGCAAATCTCGTGCTTCGCATTCAAACAACCAGAGGAAACGAAGGCAATATTCCTTGGGAAACGCTGATGTTCGAAATCTACAAGAATGACAAGAAAATCAAAGACATAGTACAGCATCAAGGCGATACTAATTATGGTACCGCTAGCGTTCAGCTAACACCCGACACCTATCAGGTTCTCGTACTAGGCCACAATGCGAAAAGCAATCCCTCTCGCCCACGTCCAACGGAAATCAAATTTGACAAGAACACTGGTTATTCTGACGTTTTTTATTCATACGGTGATATTGTTGTCAAACAAGAAAAAGAAGAACATGAGATTATATTACAGCGTGCAACCTCTTTAATACGTTTCAGAACGAAAGATACTATACCAGACCAGGTTCAGTCTATTCAATTCCATTATGAAGGCGGAAGTGCGGTATTGAATGCACAAACAGGTTACGGAATTACGAAATCCGAACAATCCGTATATTTTGATATAGATGAAACTCAAAAAGGGAAACCACTTGAAGTTGAATTATATACATTTAAGAGAGAGAATAGTGACACTTTGATTTTAACCGTTACGCCATTTAAGACACCACGTGGGGCAGACAATCCAGAAAGGTTAGCATCTAAGGAATTTAAGGTTCCCATTAAACACCGTGAGATTTCTGATTTCTCTGGCTATTTCTTTTCCAACAATCCCAGTGACAATGAAAAAGAAAATGAAGAAGAGAAGAATGATTCTATTGGGACTTCTTTCTGTATCAAAGTTGACACGGCTTGGGCAGGCATAAACTATTATACATATTAA